TCCGCATTCTCTGCTTGATTCCGAACTATGGCCTGACTATCCTGTCGGCGCTCCGCGATTCCTGCACCGCAACATCAGCCACAGGGCCTTCACCGTGAGTCGACTGAACCGCTGGGCCAGACGACTGCTGACGGTAAGAGGGCGAGAGTCGGCCTCGCTGTCTCTCGGCCACCTGGGGCTGACCTACGGCGCCGCGGTGGTCCTCTACGGGCTGGGCGGCTGGTGGCTGGACGGAAAGCTGGGGACCTCTCCCCTCTTCCTCCTCATCGGTGTGGGATTGGGAGCGGTCGGAGGCTTCATCTGGGTCTACCGCGAGGTGCTCAGGGCCGAAGCCCGATCTCGAGCGAAGAAAGCCGCCGAGGCCGGCGAAAGGGAAGGGGAGTCGACGTCGAAGTGAAGCGCCCCGTGGGCATCTTCCTCGCCGGACTCCTGGTGCTCCTCCTGATCGGCCTCCTGTTGATTCGGGCGCTCGCCGGGCCCGAGTCGGCGGACAGGGCGGGTGGCGTCGCGGGACTCGTGGCGGGGGCGGTCGCGGCCCTGCTGAGCTTCTTCCCGCTGCGCCGCGGGCTGCGGGGCTCCAACCAGGGGTTCCTCAAGGCCTACTTCGGCGGACTCGTGTTGCGCTTCGCCCTGCTGGCGCTCGTGGCTGCGGGAGTGTGGCGCCTGAC
Above is a window of Candidatus Latescibacterota bacterium DNA encoding:
- a CDS encoding AtpZ/AtpI family protein; its protein translation is MSRLNRWARRLLTVRGRESASLSLGHLGLTYGAAVVLYGLGGWWLDGKLGTSPLFLLIGVGLGAVGGFIWVYREVLRAEARSRAKKAAEAGEREGESTSK